Proteins co-encoded in one Flavobacterium fluviale genomic window:
- a CDS encoding polysaccharide lyase yields MHNIFPNRTLKRTFMALSFCSLVSSAYAQYPVIPKPVQEKADAILADEEKRLSEIWNANLHIIKEEAKQGKPYLPWASYPKDFVLADIPAFPGAEGGGAYTQGGRGGKIFVVTSLEDSGKGTFREACEAVGARTIVFNVSGIIQLKKRISMRAPYVTIAGQTAPGDGICIAGETLEIDTHDVIIRHMRFRRGATEVTRRDDALGGNPMGNIIVDHCSVSWGLDENISLYRHQFAANAKSKLEKLPACNITIQNTISSEGLDTYNHAFGSTIGGLNSTFMRNLWADNISRNASIGMYGDFNFVNNVVFNWWNRTLDGGDYRSMLNIINNYFKPGPITPADQPIAHRIVKPESGYIEPKQYGRAYVSGNFIVGSPEVTADNWNGGVQLEDLPEAQTKEFLAAIKQPKPFSMPKFNIMSAEEAYDFVLTNVGATIPKRDAVDERIIKQVRTGKIEVKDGLENAIGKEFVKRRLPADSYKKGIITHPDQVGGYPTYKGKAYKDSDNDGIPDAWEKKFGLNPNDASDAVKDSNGDGYTNIEKYFNGIDPNSKIDWTKTENNTDTLAKLKGLLQ; encoded by the coding sequence ATGCATAATATTTTCCCTAACCGTACTTTAAAAAGAACATTTATGGCGTTGTCATTTTGTTCTCTTGTGTCATCTGCTTATGCCCAATATCCAGTAATTCCAAAACCCGTTCAGGAAAAAGCAGATGCTATTTTAGCTGACGAAGAAAAAAGACTGAGCGAAATCTGGAATGCTAATCTTCACATCATCAAAGAAGAAGCAAAACAAGGAAAACCTTATTTACCTTGGGCATCATATCCTAAAGATTTTGTTTTGGCAGATATTCCTGCCTTTCCAGGTGCCGAAGGCGGTGGAGCATACACACAAGGCGGACGTGGCGGAAAAATATTTGTAGTTACCAGTTTAGAAGACAGCGGAAAAGGAACTTTTCGTGAAGCCTGCGAAGCAGTTGGAGCAAGAACAATTGTTTTTAACGTTTCGGGAATTATTCAATTGAAAAAAAGAATCAGCATGCGTGCGCCTTACGTAACCATTGCTGGACAGACTGCTCCGGGTGACGGAATTTGCATCGCTGGAGAAACTTTAGAAATTGATACGCATGACGTTATTATCAGACACATGCGTTTTAGACGAGGTGCAACCGAAGTAACAAGAAGAGACGATGCATTGGGCGGAAATCCGATGGGAAATATTATCGTAGACCACTGTTCAGTAAGCTGGGGATTAGACGAAAATATTTCTTTGTACAGACATCAATTCGCAGCTAATGCAAAATCAAAACTGGAGAAATTACCAGCTTGTAACATAACCATTCAAAACACTATTTCATCAGAAGGTTTAGATACTTATAATCATGCTTTTGGAAGTACAATCGGCGGATTAAATAGTACGTTTATGCGCAATTTATGGGCAGATAACATTTCAAGAAATGCTTCTATCGGAATGTATGGCGACTTTAATTTTGTGAATAACGTAGTATTCAATTGGTGGAATCGTACACTGGATGGAGGTGATTATCGTTCGATGCTGAATATCATCAATAACTATTTCAAACCAGGACCAATAACACCAGCAGATCAGCCAATTGCACACAGAATCGTAAAACCTGAATCTGGTTATATTGAACCAAAACAATACGGAAGAGCCTATGTATCAGGTAACTTTATCGTAGGTTCTCCAGAAGTTACAGCAGATAACTGGAATGGCGGTGTACAATTAGAAGATCTTCCGGAAGCTCAAACAAAAGAGTTTTTAGCAGCAATCAAACAGCCAAAACCTTTCTCAATGCCAAAATTTAATATTATGTCGGCTGAGGAAGCATATGATTTTGTTTTGACGAATGTTGGAGCGACAATTCCAAAAAGAGATGCAGTTGACGAAAGAATCATCAAACAAGTCCGCACTGGAAAAATTGAAGTAAAAGACGGTTTAGAAAATGCAATTGGAAAAGAATTTGTTAAAAGAAGATTACCTGCAGATTCTTATAAAAAAGGTATTATAACACATCCTGACCAAGTGGGAGGTTATCCAACGTATAAAGGAAAAGCATATAAAGATTCTGATAATGACGGAATTCCAGATGCATGGGAGAAAAAATTTGGGTTAAACCCGAATGATGCTTCAGATGCGGTCAAAGATTCAAACGGAGACGGATATACTAACATCGAAAAATATTTCAACGGAATCGATCCAAACAGTAAAATTGACTGGACTAAAACCGAAAATAACACGGATACATTGGCTAAATTAAAGGGATTGTTACAATAA
- a CDS encoding DUF3826 domain-containing protein: MTLNKINVGLLSLVFAFSTLNAQQHLDPEYVKVTNERAAKIVTKLDLKNEAKEKAVSNIIAQQFRDLTEIQDGRDAEIKKVKEDTALAKEKQNEKIDKLKSKADESIAKLHKSYIKKLGKELSEDKITEVKDGMTYGVLPITVAGYNDMLPNLTAEQKDYIYKALVEAREHAMDAGSSKEKHGWFGKYKGRINNYLSKQGYDLNKESKDWHERVEQREKAKK; the protein is encoded by the coding sequence ATGACACTAAATAAAATAAATGTCGGTTTATTATCGCTTGTTTTTGCCTTTTCAACTTTAAATGCGCAACAGCATTTAGATCCTGAATATGTAAAGGTTACTAACGAAAGAGCTGCAAAAATAGTTACCAAATTAGATTTAAAAAACGAGGCAAAAGAAAAAGCAGTTTCAAACATCATTGCACAGCAGTTTAGAGATCTTACTGAAATTCAGGATGGAAGAGATGCTGAAATTAAAAAAGTAAAAGAAGATACTGCTTTAGCCAAAGAAAAACAAAATGAGAAAATTGATAAACTGAAATCAAAAGCAGATGAATCAATTGCAAAACTGCACAAATCGTACATCAAAAAATTAGGTAAAGAATTATCAGAAGATAAAATCACTGAAGTTAAAGACGGAATGACTTACGGCGTGCTTCCTATAACCGTTGCAGGTTACAATGACATGTTACCAAATTTAACAGCAGAACAAAAAGACTACATCTACAAAGCTTTAGTTGAAGCCAGAGAACATGCAATGGACGCGGGTTCATCTAAAGAAAAACACGGCTGGTTTGGTAAATACAAAGGAAGAATAAACAACTATTTATCAAAACAAGGTTACGATCTAAACAAAGAGAGTAAAGATTGGCACGAACGTGTTGAGCAAAGAGAAAAAGCTAAAAAGTAG
- a CDS encoding polysaccharide lyase: MKNSALFITALLFLGSAKCFAQYPKISPEVQAQEKAIKEEAQRLSDEAWTKALVVIEEEAKHGKPYIPWAARPTDLPQAEIPAFPGAEGGGMYTFGGRGGNVYTVTSLEDRGPGTLREACEKGGARIVVFNVAGIIRLKSPLIIRAPYITIAGQTAPGDGICIAGESTWIDTHDVIIRHVRFRRGETFVGRRDDAIGGNPVGNIMIDHVSATWGLDENMSIYRHMYNPGPGYPDIKVGTVNITIQNSLFGEALDTYNHAFGSTLGGENCSFMRNMWANNAGRNPSIGWNGIFNFVNNVVFNWYNRSTDGGDYTANYNIINNFYKPGPVTDLTQPISYRILKPESGRSKLPYLVFGRAYVNGNVVNGNEKVTKDNWDGGIQLENKKGELMTYDEAKEYFAKMKTDKPFPMPWFNKFMTAEESYEFVLKNVGATLPIRDKVDERIVRTVKTGVPEYAKGLEKKEFYQFEHRRLPMDSYKKGIITDISQVGGYPEYKGKPYVDTDKDGMPDAWEKKYGLNPNDPSDAKGDLNGDGYSNIEDYINGVNPAIKVNWKDLANNKETLVRPLLDLK; this comes from the coding sequence ATGAAAAATTCCGCATTATTTATCACAGCTCTGCTTTTTTTGGGAAGCGCAAAGTGTTTTGCTCAATATCCGAAGATAAGTCCAGAAGTTCAGGCGCAGGAAAAAGCAATTAAGGAAGAAGCTCAGAGACTTTCTGATGAAGCTTGGACAAAAGCTTTAGTTGTTATTGAAGAAGAAGCAAAACATGGAAAACCTTATATTCCGTGGGCAGCTAGACCAACAGATTTACCTCAGGCAGAAATTCCTGCTTTCCCAGGTGCTGAAGGAGGTGGAATGTACACATTCGGAGGACGCGGCGGAAATGTCTATACGGTAACAAGTTTAGAAGACCGTGGACCAGGTACCCTGCGTGAAGCCTGCGAAAAAGGAGGAGCAAGAATAGTGGTATTTAACGTTGCCGGAATTATCAGACTTAAAAGTCCGTTGATTATTCGCGCACCTTACATTACAATTGCAGGGCAGACAGCTCCAGGAGATGGTATTTGTATCGCTGGAGAATCTACTTGGATTGATACGCATGACGTGATTATCAGACACGTGCGTTTCCGTCGTGGAGAAACTTTTGTAGGCCGTCGTGATGATGCTATTGGAGGAAATCCTGTTGGAAACATCATGATCGACCACGTTTCTGCAACTTGGGGATTAGACGAAAATATGTCAATCTACAGACACATGTACAATCCAGGACCAGGTTACCCAGACATTAAAGTTGGAACTGTAAATATTACGATTCAAAACAGTTTATTCGGAGAAGCATTAGATACTTACAATCATGCTTTCGGAAGTACTTTAGGTGGAGAGAACTGTTCTTTCATGAGAAATATGTGGGCTAACAATGCAGGAAGAAACCCTTCTATCGGTTGGAACGGAATTTTCAATTTTGTGAATAACGTAGTTTTCAACTGGTACAACAGATCAACAGACGGCGGCGATTATACAGCAAATTACAACATCATCAACAACTTCTACAAACCAGGTCCTGTAACCGATTTAACACAGCCAATCAGCTACAGAATATTAAAACCAGAATCAGGAAGAAGTAAATTGCCTTATTTAGTTTTCGGAAGAGCTTATGTTAATGGAAACGTGGTTAATGGAAACGAAAAAGTTACCAAAGACAACTGGGACGGCGGCATTCAGCTAGAGAATAAAAAAGGGGAATTAATGACTTACGATGAAGCAAAAGAATATTTTGCTAAAATGAAAACAGACAAACCTTTCCCAATGCCTTGGTTTAATAAATTCATGACTGCTGAAGAATCTTATGAATTCGTTCTTAAAAATGTTGGAGCAACTCTTCCAATTAGAGATAAGGTAGACGAAAGAATCGTAAGAACTGTAAAAACTGGAGTTCCAGAATATGCAAAAGGATTAGAGAAAAAAGAATTCTATCAATTCGAACACAGACGTTTACCTATGGATTCTTATAAAAAAGGAATTATTACCGACATTTCTCAAGTTGGCGGATATCCAGAATACAAAGGAAAACCTTATGTAGATACTGATAAAGATGGTATGCCAGATGCGTGGGAGAAAAAATACGGTTTAAATCCGAATGATCCATCTGATGCAAAAGGTGATTTAAACGGAGATGGATATTCTAATATCGAAGACTACATCAACGGAGTAAATCCAGCAATAAAAGTAAACTGGAAAGATCTGGCTAATAACAAAGAAACTTTGGTTAGACCTTTATTAGATTTAAAATAA
- a CDS encoding glycoside hydrolase family 28 protein — MKIKNILIILFFITGLNTAFANDGWLNILNEGGNNKGIKCTQAIQNAIEKASKNGGGTIFFPAGEYLTGALTLKSNITIHLDSGALLKFSENFDDYLPYVEMRYEGIVMKSFQPLFYAKDVENITIKGRGVIDGQGKAWWNEVYRIETAKEPLPPTKYQTMWEEQNKGLYTEPYYKRTVDKKFFRPSFFQAYNCKNILIEGVTFQNSPFWTINPEFCDNVTVTGISIFNPHSPNTDGINPSSCTNVHISNCHISVGDDCITIKSGRDGDGRKYGKATENVTITNCTMLSGHGGVVIGSEMSGGIKKITISNCVFDGTDRGIRIKAARGRGGVVEDIRVDNIVMKNIKEEAIVLSLFYDKDTKVEPVTEKTPIFRNIHMSNITASNVNKAGQILGITEMPIQNITFSNINMDGKEGFTVNTATDVEFHDVKVNATIGSSFKISDSKNVILDNVGSSTPIKNVPVIKLDNVSNVLINNNFPFNATDVFIEANGKDTKNVFLKNNVFNNVTTSVKKGKDLDKKAITE; from the coding sequence ATGAAAATCAAAAATATACTAATAATTCTCTTCTTCATAACCGGACTAAACACCGCTTTCGCAAACGACGGCTGGTTAAACATTCTAAATGAAGGAGGAAACAACAAAGGAATAAAATGCACCCAAGCCATTCAAAACGCCATTGAAAAAGCTTCTAAAAATGGCGGAGGAACGATCTTTTTCCCTGCCGGGGAATATCTTACGGGAGCATTAACTCTAAAAAGCAACATCACGATTCACTTAGATTCAGGCGCGCTTTTAAAGTTTTCTGAAAACTTTGATGATTATCTGCCTTATGTAGAAATGCGTTACGAAGGAATTGTAATGAAAAGTTTCCAGCCTTTATTTTATGCTAAAGATGTAGAAAATATAACCATCAAAGGAAGAGGCGTAATCGACGGACAAGGAAAAGCGTGGTGGAATGAAGTGTACCGAATTGAAACAGCCAAAGAACCGCTTCCTCCAACCAAATACCAAACCATGTGGGAAGAGCAAAACAAAGGCCTTTACACCGAGCCCTATTACAAAAGAACAGTTGATAAAAAATTCTTCAGACCTTCTTTTTTTCAGGCTTACAACTGTAAAAACATTTTAATAGAAGGCGTTACGTTTCAAAATTCACCTTTTTGGACCATCAACCCTGAGTTCTGTGATAATGTAACGGTAACCGGAATTTCTATTTTTAATCCGCATTCGCCAAATACAGATGGCATAAATCCTTCGTCTTGCACGAATGTTCATATTTCAAATTGTCATATCAGCGTGGGAGACGACTGTATTACGATTAAATCTGGAAGAGACGGCGACGGACGTAAATACGGAAAAGCAACTGAAAATGTTACGATTACCAATTGTACAATGCTAAGCGGTCATGGAGGCGTTGTTATTGGAAGCGAAATGTCGGGCGGAATCAAAAAAATTACAATCTCGAACTGTGTTTTCGACGGAACAGATCGCGGAATCCGCATCAAAGCAGCACGCGGACGAGGCGGTGTTGTAGAAGATATTCGCGTCGATAACATCGTAATGAAAAACATCAAAGAAGAAGCAATTGTACTAAGCCTTTTTTACGATAAAGATACCAAAGTAGAACCTGTAACCGAGAAAACACCGATTTTCAGAAACATTCACATGAGCAATATTACGGCTTCAAACGTGAACAAAGCAGGTCAAATTTTAGGAATTACCGAAATGCCAATTCAGAATATCACTTTCTCCAACATCAATATGGATGGAAAAGAAGGTTTTACAGTAAACACAGCAACAGATGTTGAATTTCACGATGTAAAAGTAAATGCAACGATTGGTTCTTCTTTCAAAATATCAGATTCAAAAAATGTTATTTTAGACAATGTTGGATCTTCAACACCAATTAAAAATGTTCCGGTTATTAAATTAGATAATGTTTCTAATGTGTTGATTAATAATAATTTTCCATTTAATGCGACAGATGTTTTCATTGAAGCAAACGGAAAAGATACAAAAAATGTTTTCCTAAAAAATAATGTTTTTAACAATGTAACAACGTCAGTTAAAAAAGGAAAAGATTTAGATAAAAAAGCAATTACAGAATAG
- a CDS encoding DUF6298 domain-containing protein yields MNFIQLKNIIPSSKNTLFLMCTALFFNAKITAQTNFPDIIKTKEGKLSFTTDNKGNQIPDFSYAGYMASEKAIPNVENKIFVPKQEEDATQRIQAAIDYVSNLKPNKSGFRGAVLLDKGTFKISGTLFIKKSGVILRGSGNNENGTILLGTGLKREAVIRILGIDDKKIGETFEFNTNYTPLGTKIIQLKNASKLKPSDEIIITKPLTDNWIKELKMDDFGAETGWVGWKKNDWDITWNRVVTKINRNEVTLNAPLTMALDDVYGTAKVNIYSWSGRIEQIGIENILLKSAYDTSKPKDEEHRWFGISIENARNAWVKQVSFKHFAGGAVSVLKSAQQITVEDCIATEPVSEIAGFRRHTFYTEGQQTLFQRCYSEYGYHDFAVGGFGTTGPNVFIQCESFLPFNNSGAIGSWATGVLFEISYVDGHALSYNNREQNGRGAGWTAANSVIWETSASKIECYNPPTAQNWAFGTWGGIMAGDGHWKDVNNHISPRSLFYAQLENRMEKLPVNPHIYDLGSEPSSSPTMEVAAELTKNSVAPKQSLVEWIAEVSKANPINTNNSGLKNANDLKINAAQNTVSDKKVTTKNGWLTYNNKVIAGNRLSVPWWRGSLRDSDISKSVPDVTRFVPGRTGTGFTDNINEVSDYLSTNNMVALEHNYGLWYERRMDDHERVRRFDADVWPPFYEQPFARSGQDLAWDQLSKYDLTKFNDWYWDRLSLFANVAEANGQLLVNQQYFQHNIIEAGAHWSSSPWRSANNINSTGFPEPPPYAGDKRIFMAEQFYDVTNPARRKLHQGFIRKSLDNFAENSNVIQLTSAEYTGPLHFMEFWLDEVQKWKDETGKKAIIGLSATKDVQDAILNDAQRAKTVDAIDIRYWYYKEDGSAYAPEGGKNLAPRQHARKLKTGKETDNQVYRAVREYREKYPEKVILYSTDGSPRFGWPALMAGASLANIPKIELPEFYTALREMKLVDENTFSDNLWKLENKGKSYLFYFKTDQDITIDLSNEKGTFEVYAINAATGTFNKKANISGGKQIAIPQAEIKEKVLFVVRK; encoded by the coding sequence TTGAATTTTATCCAATTAAAAAATATAATTCCTTCTTCTAAGAACACATTATTTCTAATGTGTACCGCTTTGTTTTTTAATGCAAAAATCACAGCACAAACCAATTTTCCTGATATTATCAAAACCAAAGAAGGAAAACTTTCTTTCACAACAGATAATAAAGGAAACCAAATTCCTGATTTTTCTTATGCAGGATATATGGCATCAGAAAAAGCAATTCCGAATGTCGAGAATAAAATTTTTGTTCCAAAACAAGAAGAAGATGCAACTCAAAGAATTCAGGCTGCGATTGATTATGTAAGTAATTTAAAACCAAATAAATCAGGTTTTCGCGGAGCAGTTCTTTTAGATAAAGGAACTTTTAAAATCAGCGGAACTTTATTTATTAAAAAATCAGGTGTTATTTTACGCGGAAGCGGCAATAATGAAAACGGAACTATTCTTTTAGGAACCGGATTAAAAAGAGAAGCCGTAATTAGAATTTTAGGAATTGACGATAAAAAAATCGGTGAAACTTTTGAATTCAATACCAATTATACACCGCTTGGAACTAAAATAATCCAATTAAAAAATGCCTCAAAATTAAAGCCATCAGATGAAATTATCATCACAAAACCTTTGACCGATAATTGGATTAAAGAGTTGAAAATGGATGATTTTGGTGCAGAAACAGGCTGGGTTGGCTGGAAAAAAAATGACTGGGATATTACTTGGAACAGAGTCGTAACCAAAATCAACCGCAATGAAGTGACATTAAACGCTCCATTGACAATGGCTTTAGATGATGTTTACGGAACTGCAAAAGTAAACATATATTCTTGGTCGGGAAGAATTGAGCAAATCGGAATCGAAAATATTTTATTGAAATCAGCTTATGATACTTCAAAACCAAAAGACGAAGAACACAGATGGTTCGGAATCAGCATTGAAAACGCAAGAAATGCTTGGGTAAAACAAGTTAGTTTTAAGCATTTTGCTGGTGGAGCTGTTTCGGTATTAAAATCGGCACAGCAAATTACAGTTGAAGACTGTATTGCTACCGAACCCGTTTCTGAAATTGCAGGTTTTAGACGTCATACTTTTTATACAGAAGGCCAGCAGACCTTATTTCAACGTTGTTATTCAGAGTACGGTTACCACGATTTTGCAGTTGGCGGATTTGGAACAACAGGACCAAATGTATTTATTCAATGCGAATCATTTTTACCATTCAATAACAGCGGCGCTATCGGAAGCTGGGCAACAGGTGTATTATTTGAGATTTCTTATGTAGACGGCCACGCTTTAAGCTACAATAACAGAGAACAAAACGGAAGAGGAGCAGGATGGACAGCTGCCAATAGCGTTATTTGGGAAACATCAGCATCAAAAATAGAATGCTACAATCCGCCAACAGCGCAAAACTGGGCTTTTGGAACTTGGGGAGGCATTATGGCTGGAGACGGGCATTGGAAAGACGTAAACAACCATATTTCTCCTAGAAGTTTATTTTATGCACAACTAGAAAACAGAATGGAAAAACTTCCTGTCAATCCGCACATTTATGATTTAGGTTCAGAACCTTCTTCAAGTCCTACAATGGAAGTTGCCGCCGAATTAACTAAAAATTCTGTCGCTCCAAAACAAAGTTTAGTAGAATGGATTGCAGAAGTTTCAAAAGCAAATCCAATCAATACAAACAATTCAGGACTTAAAAATGCGAATGATTTAAAAATAAATGCAGCGCAAAATACAGTTTCAGATAAAAAAGTAACCACAAAAAATGGATGGCTTACTTATAATAATAAAGTAATCGCCGGAAACAGATTAAGCGTGCCGTGGTGGCGTGGAAGTCTGAGAGACAGTGATATTTCTAAATCAGTTCCGGATGTTACAAGATTCGTTCCGGGAAGAACCGGAACCGGATTTACGGATAATATTAATGAAGTATCAGATTATTTAAGCACCAATAATATGGTTGCCTTAGAGCACAATTATGGTTTATGGTACGAAAGAAGAATGGACGATCACGAAAGAGTTCGCCGTTTTGATGCCGATGTTTGGCCGCCGTTTTACGAACAGCCATTTGCCAGAAGCGGTCAGGATTTGGCTTGGGATCAATTAAGCAAATACGATTTAACAAAATTTAATGATTGGTACTGGGATCGTTTGTCGCTTTTTGCTAATGTCGCAGAAGCGAATGGACAATTGTTAGTCAATCAGCAATATTTTCAGCACAATATTATTGAAGCTGGAGCACACTGGTCAAGCTCACCGTGGCGTTCGGCAAACAATATAAACAGCACCGGTTTTCCAGAGCCGCCGCCTTATGCAGGAGACAAACGCATTTTTATGGCAGAGCAGTTTTATGATGTTACGAATCCTGCGAGAAGAAAATTACACCAGGGTTTCATCAGAAAATCGTTGGACAATTTTGCAGAAAACAGCAACGTAATTCAGTTAACAAGTGCTGAATATACAGGTCCGCTGCACTTTATGGAGTTTTGGCTGGACGAAGTTCAAAAATGGAAAGACGAAACAGGTAAAAAAGCAATCATTGGTTTAAGTGCTACAAAAGACGTTCAGGATGCTATTTTAAATGATGCCCAAAGAGCCAAGACAGTAGATGCAATTGACATTCGTTATTGGTATTACAAAGAAGACGGATCGGCTTATGCACCAGAAGGCGGTAAAAATTTAGCACCAAGACAACACGCCAGAAAATTAAAAACCGGAAAAGAAACGGATAATCAGGTGTATCGTGCCGTTCGTGAGTATCGAGAAAAATATCCTGAAAAGGTAATTTTATATTCAACCGACGGTTCACCAAGATTTGGATGGCCAGCTTTAATGGCGGGCGCTTCATTGGCAAATATTCCGAAAATCGAGCTTCCTGAGTTTTATACCGCTTTAAGAGAAATGAAATTAGTAGACGAAAACACGTTTTCAGACAATCTCTGGAAATTAGAAAACAAAGGAAAAAGCTATCTTTTTTATTTTAAAACCGATCAGGATATCACAATCGATTTATCAAACGAAAAAGGAACTTTTGAAGTATACGCAATAAACGCAGCAACAGGAACTTTCAACAAAAAAGCCAATATAAGCGGAGGAAAACAAATAGCAATTCCACAAGCAGAAATAAAAGAAAAAGTACTTTTTGTTGTAAGAAAGTAA
- a CDS encoding glycoside hydrolase family 140 protein → MNLKIKYLYALSASFLLTAQSGFSQASKTRDALPEIKISKNQHYFVTGDEKPFFWLGDTGWLAFGKLDRAGVDKYFKDRKEKGFNVVQVMVLHNINAVNVYGDAALINEDVSKPLLTAGNDFKDAKQYDYWDHVDYTLEVARKNGIYLAMVPVWGTNVSKGNKVSKEQAIEYATFLANRYKNKTNVIWLNGGDTYGNEFQDIWNAIGNTLKTNNPNQLVTFHPFGRTDSSENFHNAKWLDFNMFQSGHRRYDQDSIKTNFKEDNYKFVLRDFELKPTKPTLDGEPSYEAIPHGLHDTLQPKWTANDVRRYGYWSVLSGAAGYTYGHNAVMQMFRKGDKPAYGNKELWTSAINAPGAKQMVYIKKLMEEFPFLEGTPDVSLVVNQGEKYDYIPAIRGEKYALFYTYNGRIIEAKLGKISGDKFEAAWYNPRNGKKTKIGTFENKGTQNFQPTGKKEDGNDWVLILHSI, encoded by the coding sequence ATGAATCTGAAAATTAAATATTTATACGCCCTAAGTGCAAGCTTTTTATTGACAGCACAAAGCGGATTTTCGCAAGCTTCCAAAACAAGAGACGCACTGCCAGAAATCAAAATTTCTAAAAATCAGCATTATTTTGTTACCGGAGATGAAAAACCATTTTTCTGGCTTGGCGACACAGGCTGGCTGGCATTCGGAAAATTAGACAGAGCAGGAGTAGACAAATATTTTAAAGACAGAAAAGAAAAAGGATTTAACGTTGTTCAGGTGATGGTTTTGCACAACATCAATGCCGTGAATGTGTATGGCGATGCAGCTTTAATCAACGAAGACGTATCAAAACCATTGCTTACAGCAGGGAATGATTTTAAAGATGCAAAACAATACGATTACTGGGATCATGTAGATTATACATTAGAAGTCGCTCGAAAAAACGGAATTTATTTAGCAATGGTTCCGGTTTGGGGAACAAACGTTTCTAAAGGAAATAAAGTGAGCAAAGAACAAGCAATAGAATATGCAACGTTTTTAGCAAATAGATATAAAAACAAAACCAACGTAATTTGGTTAAACGGAGGAGACACGTACGGAAATGAATTTCAAGATATTTGGAACGCAATCGGAAATACTTTAAAAACAAATAATCCAAACCAATTAGTGACTTTTCACCCGTTTGGAAGAACCGATTCATCCGAGAATTTTCACAACGCAAAATGGCTGGATTTCAATATGTTCCAATCAGGACATAGAAGATACGATCAGGATTCAATAAAAACGAATTTTAAAGAAGACAATTACAAATTTGTGCTTAGAGATTTTGAATTAAAACCAACAAAACCTACGCTTGACGGAGAACCATCATATGAAGCAATTCCACACGGTTTACACGACACTTTACAGCCAAAATGGACAGCAAATGATGTTCGCCGTTACGGATATTGGTCAGTTCTATCAGGCGCAGCAGGTTATACGTACGGACACAACGCTGTAATGCAAATGTTCAGAAAAGGCGACAAACCAGCATACGGAAACAAAGAATTATGGACATCGGCCATTAATGCACCAGGAGCAAAACAGATGGTTTATATTAAAAAACTGATGGAAGAATTTCCATTTTTAGAAGGAACTCCAGATGTTTCATTAGTAGTTAACCAAGGAGAAAAATACGATTACATTCCTGCTATAAGAGGAGAAAAATACGCTTTGTTTTACACTTACAACGGAAGAATAATTGAAGCTAAACTAGGAAAAATTTCCGGGGATAAATTCGAAGCAGCTTGGTACAATCCAAGAAATGGAAAGAAAACTAAAATCGGAACATTTGAGAATAAAGGAACTCAAAATTTTCAGCCAACAGGAAAAAAAGAAGACGGTAATGACTGGGTTTTGATTTTACATTCTATTTAG